The Musa acuminata AAA Group cultivar baxijiao chromosome BXJ2-5, Cavendish_Baxijiao_AAA, whole genome shotgun sequence genomic interval ATAAGACCGGATGCCGTCCAAGAACGTGATCGGGTCGCAGGGAACGCCTGTGAGCAATTAGAACAAACAATTTGCCTGCATCAGGATGCAGAGAATTCACTCGACGAGGCTAATTGCGAGGCATCGTCTACCTGTGTAATCGCCGCCGTAGATGCTCGCATCGTCGGCCGCAGGGCCTATTATGGCCAAGGAAGACACCTCATGCTTCCTCAGGGGCAGAAAACCTCTGTCGTTCTTGAGGAGGACGATGCCCTGCCTCGCAGCTTCAAGAGCAAGCTGCCGGTGCTCCGCAGTGCAAATACTGTCGGGTCCTAGCCGCCCAAACCGCTTCTTGGCTCGATCGCCATCGAAGAGGCCAAGCCTCAGCTGAACCGAGAATAGATTGAGGAGCGCGCGATCGATGTCTTCCTCCTGCACCTTCCCCATCTTCACTGCGGACTCGGTGAACCGAAGCATATACGTTCCGCAATTGATATCCATTCCTTCGCAAAGAGCATGCAGTTCAACACATGATCTCGATGGAGAAGACAACGTTAGGTTTGGGGATCGGTACCTGCTTTTAGAACATCGGCTATGGAATCTTCAGGGGAAGCAGAGTACTTCTGGTCTTCATAGATGATCGCAACAGCATCACAGTCTGAGGTCACGTACCTGCAATTTCGTCCCTAATGAGTGAGCTCTATTGAGCACGAGCGAGCAAGAGTCTGTGATATGATCGAACAGTGGACGGGCATCGATTACCCCTGGAATCCCCATTCCTTTCGAGCTCTCTCTAAAAGATCGCCTCGAGCACAAGCGGGCACGCCATTGACTTGATTGTAGGAACACATGAGGCAACTCGCATAGCCTTCTTGGATGCAGCTCCGGAATGGAGGCTGGTATGTGTCCTCCATGTCCTGCTCTGTCACCTGATGACGAACAGTATGATGCCCAATCCAATCAACAACAAGATCAGACCAAACACTTATCTCGGCCATACCTGAGCATTGAACGTGTATCGAGTAAAATTGCCCCACTTCTCCAGATCATAAGCAGTGTAATGCTTGCAACAGGCGGAGAGCATCATCGAGCTGGAGCTGCCGCCGCCGTCGTACTCGCCCTGGAATCCCTTTACGTACTGGACGGCGTACTCGGACGCCACCAGGGGGTCCTCGCCGGGAGTCTCCTGCCCGCGGCCCCAACGAGGGTCCCGGAAGATGTTGATGTTGGGCGCCCAGAAGGTGAGGCCGGCCTGACCAACGTTGTGCATGGCCCGGGCCTCGACGGCGATGGCGCGAGCCAGGGCGCGCCATAGCGTCCGGTTGAAGGCGGCGGCGGAGAGGATGACCTGGGGGAAGCCGGTGGCGGCGCGGACGGGGCCGCCGAAGGCAACGCCGGGGCCGTTGGAGGCGACGCCGTGGAGGGACTCGGACCACCATTGGTAGGCCGGGAGGCCGAGGCGGGGGACGGCCGCGGCGCCGTTGGAGAGCTGCTGGATCTTCTCCGGGAGCGTGAGGAGGGAGACGAGGGCGCGGGCGCGGGCGTGGACGGGGAGGGAGGTGTTGCAGAAGGGGAAGGAGGCGTAGCCTGGGGGCTCGCATGCCGCCTTCGGGAGCTCGTCACAGGCGATTGGTGGACTGAAGCATGTGAAGAGATAGAGGAGGAATTGGAGGATCGATTGCCGATGCAGATGAAGCCTCCTCATCTGGATCTGAAGATGACTTGGTCGTGTCCGGTGGTTGGCTTTAGTGCTATCATCGGAGTAGGAAATGACGCCTTTAGTTAACTCCAGCGGGTCAAAAGTAGTTAGTTTGTACTGTTATGGCTTACACCACACTACATCTGTGTGATGTTGCAATACGGCGTCGTAAGTGCTCAAACAAATACGAGTCTTTTGGGCAACCTGGATCTGCTCCACCCATTTAACTCGGATTAAGGTACCCTTATATCATGATTGAAAGAGTTGGATTCAGATATGTAAGAACAATGCAGCATCGATCAATGCCTCAGTAAGgggaaaagaaaaatacatctacTCAAATAAGAGGAACGATCCATGAACGAGTGAAGAACATGAAATCACAATGGGTAAACCAGTTGAAAAGCATAACCTGAAGTATTAGGCTAGTCAAAAAAATAAACCAATTGAAGACCAAGCATGAAAACTTGAAGCAAGCATGCAGCATCCACTTGCTTATCTACATCAACCTTTCCTCCCTGTACTCATATTGTTACAGAATCATAAAGTTCCTCCCTAAATTTTTCTCCTTCACTAAAACCCAGAACTCAAAGCTAATCATGCGACTGACTCGTCGTCATCTGAGCTGCCACCTAGAGAGATGATTTGATTGCACACCGCCTCGTAGACCTGTACAAAGCATTAAGCCTAGTAAGCAACTCTTTCAAAAGGAATTAGATTTCAGAATATTGATGGAATTAGATTTCAGAATATTTATGTTTCATTAAGTTTAACCATTAAATTCATACCTGAATGGTGACAGTAGCCTGCTGACCTTGGTATGTGGTGAAAATTTGAGATTTCTTGGCTGGGATGACAGTATTCCTTGGGATTAGCTTGGTCATCACTCCACCAACAGTCTCAATACCAAGAGTAAGGGGTGCCACATCCAGCAGAAGTATCTGCATTTATATTTTCTCACAAtattagaaaaacaaagaaaaattagCATGGCAAAAGAAAATTACAGATAATTGGATTCAGACTTGTCAATTGGTAGAAATAACAGTCTATGCAAATTAATATAGCATGTAACAATTTGCGAGGAATTTAAGCCAATGATCGTTACCTTTTGTTTCATCGCCACCCTCTCCACTCAGAATGCTTCCTTGAACAGCAGCACCGTAGGCAACTGCCTCATCTGAGTTCATGCCTTTGTCTGGCTCCTTCCCATCAAAGAGATCCTTCAGGAGGAGCTGCTGAACGTTGGGAATCCTGGTGCTCCCACCAACAAGAACAATTTCATCAATCTGGTGCTTCTCCAGCCCAGCATCTTCCATAGCTTTCTTCACAGGCCTCATAAGTCTTTCTAAACAAAACATTGTTTAATTCTTCGAACCGTGCCAATGTAAGTGGCCCAGAGAAATCCAAACCATCATATAGAGACTCGATCTCCACGCGGACCTGCTGCTGATTGCTCAAGGCCCTCTTGGCACGTTCACACTCCCTTCTCAGCTTCCCAAGTGCCCTATTGCCCGTGCTGATATCCTTTCCATGCTTCttcttgatgaacttgataaaaTATTCCATTATTCTCTGATCAAAGTCTTCACCTATCATCAAGAACAACTGTCCATCAGAAACATACATGACAATGCTTCTCATCACACACGTATGAACTCGCTAATTGGGAATGAGTTAGATTAACGCCACACATCACAGTCAAATGTGTATTACAGTTGTGTGCTTAAGTTGTGTTTTTCTTTTCCACGAAATACCATCTATGAAGTCAGATGAGGTGGCTCTTCTCTGATACACAAAGCCTACACACACATTCATGTAAAGCCTCCTACAGACTGAGCAGGATGCAACAGATCAGAATATGGAGGCAACATTCTTTAATATTTGACCAATTCCACAATTGATAACAAAAGGAGGCAGACTGACAAGGCAGATGGTATTTTTTTCCCATATATTCTTTATTTACGTTAGAAGTTATCAGCTTGCAAGAGTAGTGTGATCAAACAATGGATGACCAAACAGAAGGCTACTTAGCTAATGTAATAAGAACTTTACCTCCTAGATGAGTATCACCATTTGTTGCTAGAACCTCAAAAACTCCAGTATCAATTATCAAGATACTGACATCCACCACCAAGGTCGAAAACAAGGATGTTCTTTTCCCCACCCTTCTTGTCAAGTCCATATGCAATAGCAGCAGCAGTCGGTTCATTGATAATCCTTGCAACATTCGGACCAGCAATTATTCCAGCATCCTTGGTGGCCTGCCTCTGGGCATCATTGAAGTAGTTGGAAAAGACAAATCAGTACAGCAAGATAAAATTAGTAAAAGATCTCTGCAGTAATAGCTTAATCATCAGTGATATAAACCAGTGCTTATGAATTAAATTGCCAGGTACAGTCACAACATCATCCTTTATTTTCTTTCCAAGGAATGCTTCAGCTGTTTCTTTCATCTTTGTTAGAACCATGGCACTAATCTCTTCTGGACAGAAAACCTTGATCTCCCCATCCTTCATTTTTACTTGAATGTAAGGCTTA includes:
- the LOC103984497 gene encoding probable beta-D-xylosidase 6; translated protein: MRRLHLHRQSILQFLLYLFTCFSPPIACDELPKAACEPPGYASFPFCNTSLPVHARARALVSLLTLPEKIQQLSNGAAAVPRLGLPAYQWWSESLHGVASNGPGVAFGGPVRAATGFPQVILSAAAFNRTLWRALARAIAVEARAMHNVGQAGLTFWAPNINIFRDPRWGRGQETPGEDPLVASEYAVQYVKGFQGEYDGGGSSSSMMLSACCKHYTAYDLEKWGNFTRYTFNAQVTEQDMEDTYQPPFRSCIQEGYASCLMCSYNQVNGVPACARGDLLERARKEWGFQGYVTSDCDAVAIIYEDQKYSASPEDSIADVLKAGMDINCGTYMLRFTESAVKMGKVQEEDIDRALLNLFSVQLRLGLFDGDRAKKRFGRLGPDSICTAEHRQLALEAARQGIVLLKNDRGFLPLRKHEVSSLAIIGPAADDASIYGGDYTGVPCDPITFLDGIRSYVPRTSSAPGCIDVPCQSKDGFEEAVTAAKFADVVIVVAGLNLTEETEDHDRVSLLLPGKQMDLVRAVAGASKAPVVLVLMGGGPIDVSFAADDPLVASILWIGYPGEVGGQALAEALFGDANPGGRLPVTWYPESFTDVPMNDMNMRADPSRGYPGRTYRFYTGKAVYEFGDGLSYSSYSYKFLRAPQRIRLSGSSAESYIDREPPYATKDGRDFLGVEEVSSCDALRFRVQVSVVNKGDVDGSHAVLLFWRPRAIGEGSPRKQLIGFERVHATAGGEAEAEIVVDPCKHLSVVNEKGRRLLPLGAQVLALGDLEHQLLIEA